The sequence below is a genomic window from Paenibacillus silvisoli.
AGGATGATGCAACCCGTACAACTTCGTCGGCATTGCGGTAATATACCGTGTTTGGTATTGCTTGTTATAGGCCTGGCACATTTTAATGCCTGCAATCTTGGCGATCGAATACGGCTCGTTCGCTTCTTCCAACGCACCGGTCAACAGCGCATGCTCTTTCATAGGCTGCGTGGCGTGCTTAGGGTAGAGGCAAGCCGAACCCAGAAATAGCAGCTTCTTGACGCTTGTCTGATAGCTGGCGTCGATGACATTATGCTGAATCATGAGATTGTCGCGAATCAGGTCGGCAGGACGTTCCCGGTTCGCTTCGCTGCCGCCGACATGGGCCGCCGTCAGGAATACGTACTCCGGCTGTTCTTTCCTGAACAAATACTGGACTTGCAGCGCGTCTCTCAGATCCAGCTCCGATTTAGGCTTTAATATAAGTCTGGAGCAGCCTCGCTGTCTAAGCGCGCGGACAATAGCAGAGCCTACGAAGCCCCCATGCCCGGCTACGAATATTTTGGCGTCGCGATTCATCGTGATCCTCCTAATTCAAGCATTTTCAAAATGCTAACTAGCACTAGAATCGTCATCATCATATTCATATCAGGCTGCAATTATGATTAGGCAGTCCCCCGGATCGTCATAAGATCCGTCGACTGGAAGGAGACATTGATCCGGCAGCCTAACTCCAGCCCGCCATCCTCCGTGAAACATGCCTCAGCCGTTAAGGCAAAAGGAGTTTCAATAAAGCGGACCGTCGCGGACAGCTTGTCCGGCTCGAGCCATGTGAACGACGCCGCAACCGGCAGGACATCAACCGGCTGGAACACTTGGGCATCGGGAATCAAGCCCTTTCCTTCACGCCAGACGCCGCGGCCATAGCTGATCACATTCACCGCCTCGTCGCGGCCTCCTTCTATCGTGATGGCGGCCGAATCCTGCTCGAAGCGGAACGTAATGGCGCGCCATTGCTGCGGATTTTCTTCGAGCGCGAACCGAATGCCGGAAACGGCCTCTTCGCGCGGCGAGCTTATTTCAACGGAAAGCGGCTCAAGCTTCAAGCCTGCCAGCCTCGCGGTGAGCCGCTCTGTGTCGGCGTTCTCAACGCGCGCGATAGCTTCTTCGGCCTCCATAGCCGGAAGAAGCTTCGTCCAGATGGCGTTCATGACCCCTTGCATATCGTTCGTCGCCGATGTGATCGCAATGACCATATCGAGCTCCTGCAGGACGATGCAGAACTGGCCGAATGCGCCGTCGCCGCGATAGGCGCCATGTCTGCACCGCCAGAATTGGTATCCGTAGCCCTGCGCCCAATCGTTTTCGCCGTCGTCGCCGTTATTGATTTGCTTCGATGTCGCTTCTTCAACCCATGCCTCGGGAACGATTTGACTGCCTTCCCATTGCCCCTTCTGCAGAAACAGCTGCCCGAACTTCGCGATCCCTTCCGTCGTCAGCGAAAGTCCCCAGCCACCGGTATTAATGCCGCGCGGGCACTCGTCCCAAGTCGCTCCCGTGATGCCAAGCGGCTCGAACAGGCGCGGCTGCAGGTAATCCAGCAGCTTCTGTCCCGTAGCCTTTTGCACAATCGCGGATAGCAGGTAGGTCGCCCCGTTGTTATACACAAAATGCGTACCCGGCTCCCGCTCCACCGGCACGTTGAGAATCACGCGTGCCCAGTTACCGTCTTCCGCTTGATGAATGCCGGCCGATGTATCGGTTTCATGGCCTGTCCCCATCATGAGCAGATGCTTAATCTGCATCGCCCGCAGATGGTCGGATGGCGACTCCGGCACATCATCCGGGAAATACGAGAGGACCGGATCGTTCACGTTCAGCAATCCTTCGGCTTGCGCAAGTCCGATCGCCGTTGACGTGAAGCTCTTGCTGAGCGAGAACAGCATATGGGGCCGCTGCTTCGCGTACGGCGCCCACCAGCCCTCGGCAGCCACCTGGCCATGCCGCAAAATCATCATGCTATGCAGTTCAAGCTTACGCTCTTGCCATTCGTCCAACAGCTCCATTATCGCTTGCGGATGAATGCCAACCTCTTCCGGCCGAACTCTCGGCAGCCGAAGCTCTGTTTGTGTCATGAATCGATCGCCTCCCATGGATTCATAGATTGAATGAAGATAGCTTTAGTAGTCCTCTGCGCTTGCAGCGATGCAGCTTTGAAAAATAATCTTAACCTTGTCCAATGTAGGAGCGGCTGACGCCATAGCTCCACAGCCTCCCTCTTCTCGGTGGATGAATCCCTCCGCGGCTGGGCTATACTGAGCATAGCACAATTTTTGGAAAAGGTGATGCACTTGTTTGCGCTAGTGAGGCCATTAAGAAAATATATGCACTATGTGGAGCGAGCCGCAGCGTACGAGTCGCTGTTCTTGCGGCGCAGAGCGCTCGAAACGATGAAAAGGGCTGTGATCCAGCCCTTCACGGATAAAGAAATCGCAAGCGGACTCGTTTACTTGGGCTTGCTGTCGCTGAAGATGAAGAATCACCGCCAAGCGCTGGATTATTTTGACCAATCGCTCGACATGATCATGGAGGAGCCCTTTCCCTACTCTAGCAATTTCGGCAAAATCATTAAAGCGTTCATTCGGCAAGGGGATAAAGAAAGGGCGCAGTACTGGCTCAATCAGCTGCTGGCGAAGCAGAGCTATGATCGGAGGTTTAAGAGGCTGGAGAAGTATAGGGAGATATTGCGAGCCTAGCCTGTTTCACGCCTGATTTTCGTTAAGCGTCCGAACCCATCCTTCGATGCAGCGATCAAGCCAGTACGCGCCTTCCGCCGCATCCGCTTCTTCAGCATCCGGCAGCCACTCCGGCAGCCGAGCCCGTTCGATGCTCTTCAAGGCGTCCATTCGCACCGTTGCCGGATCGATGTGCTGGATGAGCTGCGTTTCTACCTTCCCGGCATGGCCGATTGGCATCGGTCCCGTATCGTCAGGCAGTGCCTGCAAATACGTATCGATGCTCCCGACTTGGATGG
It includes:
- a CDS encoding GDP-L-fucose synthase family protein; protein product: MNRDAKIFVAGHGGFVGSAIVRALRQRGCSRLILKPKSELDLRDALQVQYLFRKEQPEYVFLTAAHVGGSEANRERPADLIRDNLMIQHNVIDASYQTSVKKLLFLGSACLYPKHATQPMKEHALLTGALEEANEPYSIAKIAGIKMCQAYNKQYQTRYITAMPTKLYGLHHPNDGLHASNTLAALFQRFHEATQRKLPHVEILGSRESKSEFLHVDDLADACLFLMDRYEDSEIINVGTGIEVTLRELAEKIKAITGYLGEIVYTAHAEAEADRIVDIAKINGLGWQADIKLDEGLRSVYAWVLRNESLLTKH
- a CDS encoding serine hydrolase domain-containing protein, producing the protein MTQTELRLPRVRPEEVGIHPQAIMELLDEWQERKLELHSMMILRHGQVAAEGWWAPYAKQRPHMLFSLSKSFTSTAIGLAQAEGLLNVNDPVLSYFPDDVPESPSDHLRAMQIKHLLMMGTGHETDTSAGIHQAEDGNWARVILNVPVEREPGTHFVYNNGATYLLSAIVQKATGQKLLDYLQPRLFEPLGITGATWDECPRGINTGGWGLSLTTEGIAKFGQLFLQKGQWEGSQIVPEAWVEEATSKQINNGDDGENDWAQGYGYQFWRCRHGAYRGDGAFGQFCIVLQELDMVIAITSATNDMQGVMNAIWTKLLPAMEAEEAIARVENADTERLTARLAGLKLEPLSVEISSPREEAVSGIRFALEENPQQWRAITFRFEQDSAAITIEGGRDEAVNVISYGRGVWREGKGLIPDAQVFQPVDVLPVAASFTWLEPDKLSATVRFIETPFALTAEACFTEDGGLELGCRINVSFQSTDLMTIRGTA